The Leptospira selangorensis genome segment CCGTCCGGATAAGTGACTTCCTCTATTTGGTTTTGTAGATTATACTTTTTACGGATTACGAAATTCAGATCTTCTTCGGTAAGTTTTTTTATGATTAAGTTTTGATTTCCTCTTAGATCGTATCCAAACTCAGTTGTTCCTAGCGGATCAGTGACCTTGGTTAATCTTCCGATCCCATTCTCTTTTTCGGGATCATCATATTCGTATGAATAATACACTGCCCCAGTTTCAGGAGAATTTCCTTTAACTTGGGAAACCCTACCTAGACTATCGTAAGAATATTGAACGCTGGAACCGTTTTGGTATTTTTGTTTGGTTAATTTTCCGGAATTAGGATCGTATTCATATTCAATCTTACCCGAATCCGGATGAACTACCTTAGTCTTTCTTCCTCCAAAATCGGTTTCTATCGAAGTGATCCCACTTTCCGGATCTATGATCTCGGAAATTCTTCCCGCGGAGTCATAAGTATAACGTGTGGTCTTTCCGAGTTGTGTAGAAGAAATTACCTGACCAAGCTCATTTCTCTCCTCAACGATTTCTTTAATTAGATTTCCGTTAAGAAGCTCCCTGGTTTTGGAGACCAAACCTATATTCTCGGATTCGATCACTCTCCCGTCATTTCTTTCACTTTTGGTTTGGTTTCCTTCCTGGTCATACGTATAATCCGTCCAGGAGAAAGGATTGGATCCTTCTAAGTATGGATCGATTTTCTTGGTAACCTGACCTTCTAAATTCCGGCGAGTCTCCTCCACCAGAACATATCCGTTTACCAGACTGCTTCTTTTTTTAGAAACTTTGGTAATATTATTACTCAAATCTTCCTGCCAAGTCTCACCATTACTACGTCGGAAGATTTTTCGGACAAGTTGATTCTCTAGGTCCCCGGTGTTTTCATATTCGATTTTTTCAGACCAATCGTTTTCCCCCGGCAAATAACTTTTTGATGGTCTTCCCTGAGAATCGTATTCCGTTCTGGAAATTCCCCCGTTTTCGTCCGTATTGGATAATTCCAAACCATTCGAAAAATCGTAGGTTTTTAATGTGACCTGCCCCAGACCGTTAGTCATCTTAAGGGGATATTTATGTAGAATATTATCATATTCTACAGTGATCAAATTTCCGTTAGACTCTTTTACTATATTCGGATTCCCATATGAGTCGTAAGCCTGGATTACCTCTGTTTTCCAAACACCGGGACTCATCTCCTCTTTTACCGATGATATTTGAAAATTAGAATATTCTATTTTTCTATGAGAGACTATTTCTCCATTCTTCAAAACTTGGATATCTATAGGTTTTCCTAAAACACCCTCGGTCCAATCATTCAGATAAAAAACCTTTTCACCGGCAGTAGTCCCGTTGATACTCGTATCCTTTTTAATAATATTCCCGTAAGTATCATAAGTTTTAGTTACTGTAGAAGATTGGAATAACTGTCCTGCTCTATATACTGTCTCCAAACTATCCGTTTCTAAGATCTGTATTCCGCCGTTCGAAGAGAAAGATTTTTGGTAATTTTTATAGAATTCTGAAATTTTGATCCCATTTTTGGATTTTGTTTGGGTAGTAGGAATTCCAACAGCCTCTAAATAAGGAGAATCATATTTTGTTTCCGTAATTGAGTTGGAGATAGTATTTTTCTCCTCCATCTTCTGGAACCCTAAATAGCCGGAATTTCTGAACCCACCTCTATAAAATCTGGAGAAGAAGAACCTGTATGAATTTTCTCCAAAGATCGTAGCTCCCGCTTTTTGTGTAAGTTTGGTCGTTAGAAAATCGGGAAATACTAAAGGAAGAATTTCTGGACGGCTCGGATCATATAAACCTAATCCGTTAGCCGTAGGATGATTTTTAGAAAGAGAATATTCTAACTGAACGCTTACATTTCCTTCGGAAACATAAGAACCGTTTTCTATCTTGGTCAAAAGTCCTGCAGGAACTTCGGAACGAAATCTCAACAGATGTAATTCTAGATTAGATTCATAAGGAAACTGACGATAACCAACCGAATTCACAAATGGAATACTGGAAGGTACCGAATACTGAAGAGGTTTTTGATCTCCGTTCAAACCTAAAAGTTCAGGTTTACCGTCCCCATTTATATCCAAAGGAAGAAGGTATCCTCCAGTCGCCCAAGACTCGTCTCCATCCTCGGAATAAGACAGGTTTCCACCCGAATCCGTTTTAGAGTAAGAAACGATCAATTTAGAATCAGAAGAATCATATCGGATAAAATCCGCTCTTCCATCTCCGTTTAGATCTATGAATTGTTTTCTATTTCTCCAGTTAAAATATGCATTGTCCGAAGAACTTCCGTTCGTGTTTACCGAAGGGAGATAATCTTTCAGATCTATAGAAGTTTCATAATATGTTATATTCGTAATGTTTACTGAAAAATTCCGAACGGTTATAGTTTGTGGAAGAGAATCTTCATCCTCATTATCCGGTTCTTCCGTGCTACTTACATTCGCTCTTAGAATATCCGGGACACCGTCCCCATTTAAATCCCGGACAAAATCCTGATTCCAATACAAAGAAAAACCGGGAAGATAATCGGACATGGAAGTGTCGTAAACTTGTACTGTAAAATATGGATTTGCGAGATCTGAATAATTATATATAACCTTATCTTTAATCCCATCGCCTGTAAGATCAATCTCAACATAAACCTGGCTGGAAGTAGAAGAATTCTGTTCTTGTTTGGAAGCAAAAGCTCCATTCACATTCACGGTTTGATAGGCAGCACCACCATTCGTCCTAAATTTTCTTCCGTCGAATGGATAATAGTGAATCGTACCCTGGCTTGTAGCTCCGGAGAAAAATGCAAAATCCGGATAACCATCCCCATTCAGATCCGAAAGGAATTGGTCTCCAGCATTTCCGAAAGAAGATCTGGAAATTTCAGTTTCCTCTAATTCTACCAAATTTCCGTTCTTAAAATCGTAGAATGTTAAGATCAATCTTGGATAGGAAGTCCCGTTGATCCTGAGCAAATCGGGGATTCCATTCTTATCCATATCCACAAATCCTTGGAAAGAATTTCCTGGATCCGTAATATTCAATAATTGTGATTTTTGGAAACCTAAACCGGTAGAAAGATAGATTTGGATCTTAGTAGAAGTTTTCGCCTGCAAAATATCAGTCTTTCCATCTCCATTTACATCCGCTAAAAAATGAAACGGTGTACTTTGTTGTAGGTTTTCCGCAATAAGTTCAGGGTATTCTACTGAGTTTAGATCAGGGCCGTAATATACGATTCCCTTGGCACCGTTTGATTTTAGTACCAGAAAATCCGTCTTACCGTCTCCATTAAAATCCCCAGGGAAAATTTTACCTTCCGTAGTAACTCCAAGCGGATTTCCCTTGGATTCTCCGCTCAAGGAGATAGGATCTAAGTTTTCAGTATCCCAAGAAGAAAATTTAGAAACTGAAAATCTTTGGTTATCCATATTTCCCAAAACACGGACCATCTCTGGACTTCCGTCCCCATCTACATCCGCAGGAACTGCGAAAGACATTTCCACACCATTCGTGCAAATATCCTGGAAACTCTCCACCCCCATCTTACAAAGATAAGGAGCAGTTAAATGACTCGCAAGCATACAACCAGCATCAGCAGTGCAAGCACAAGCCGCAACAGTAGCGTCACAGAAAGATTTTACACTCGGATTGAAAGCTCTATAAGAATTTTGGAATGTTTTTCCGGAAGATCGTACATATTGAGCCTGAGTAGACCTAGTCGAATAAGAAAATACGATCGATTTAAAATTTTTACGATGAAAAGAAGAAAGAAATGTTTCACCGTCTACGGTATCGTAATCAAACTCGTAAGACTCGCTTAAATTTTCGGAACCGGAAGATTCTTTTGCATATACTTCGATTTTTTCCAATCTTTTCTTTCTAGAAAGAGGTTTAGTCAGGGCAAAAATTTTCTCTCCGAATCTTTCCGAATGATCCTCATAGATAAAAAGTATTCTAGCATTTCCCCTGGCGTATACGATCTCTTTTGGCAAAACATCCGCAGATTGTAAATTTTCAGGATCATATTGGATATCATAACCATTCCCGAACCTATCTCTGACCTTATCCAAATAAAAAGCGATAGGCACTCCATCCGAATCCAATCTGGAATTCGAACCTCCGGAAAAATTTTTGCCGTATTCGTAAATGATTCCGTTTTTATCCCGAACCTTCCAGACAGAACCATCGAACTCTGTTTTAGAAAAACTTTCGATTTTGAATTTATAATTTCCATTCGCATCCGAGATCATCTCGCCAAATTGAGAAGAAGTATATCCATCTGAAGAAGCAAAATGAACTCCCAGATTTGGATTTTTAGAGATCTGAGGAAATCCACTCAAAGACCAACCCTTCCCTAAAATCCCGGAACCGGAGCCCGAATATTGGATATTGATCGAAGGAATTATATCTCCGGTTCCAGGAGGAACTTGGATAGAAAGTGAAAACCCAGGTTTACCGTAAGAATTAACACTGACATCCGGAAATGGAAGAGGTATCTCAGTCTCTAATCCGAATAATGTGGAGAAAAAAGAATAGATCGGGCGAATAGGATTCCAGGCTAAGAGCAGAATCGCACTACACAATATAAGAATTACATAATATCTTCCAGTCCTAAACATTAGCTTGCCAAATCCTTTTATAAATTTCCGGATTTTACTCCGAAAGGGAATTAGCCGAGCTGTGAGCACTTCACCTAAAGGTGATCTTTATATATAAAAGCACTAACGCGTTTAAAATTTCCTATGTCAAACATAAATATCCTAATTTAGGATATTAAAAGTCATAATCTCCACATTCTTTTTTCAAATATCCTGAATCAGGATTCACGTTAATTGCGTATTTTGGAATTTAGAATCAATATTCCGCATCGATATCCCAATTTGGTAAAAAGTAGAAGTTCCCTAAAGGAACATACAATATTTAAAATATACTAAATTGGGATATTTTATGGGAATTCAAAATAATTTTCTTTCTTTTTACTCGAAGAAGTCACATCCCATCTAAATAGATGATCTGAATTTTCTTTTTAGATCTTCTCCCGTGTTTTATGTCTAAAAAATTCGCCTTTGTATTTTACGGGATCTTCTTCCCTTCTTATCTTTTCGCTTCTGAAATATTATTCAAGAATGGAGATGCCTATATCGCGGAAGAAGTTTCAGAAGAGCAGGAATATGTTCTTCTTTCCTGGAAAGAGAAAAAATATAGGATCCCCAGGTTAGAACTCCAACGAATCGATCCAAGGAAGAAGGGACCGGATTCTTCTTATCGTTATTCAGAATTCAAATTAACGGATGGAACCCAACTAAAGGGCATTTTAATCGAAAAAAAGGAAAACAAACTTATCTTAAAAACGGAACTCGGTTTTGTCGAGTTGGATAGATATAAAATTCTCTCTCATAATTTTGATGAGATCTCTTCCGAACCTCCGAACATTCCGGAAAAATATCTATTAGAAACTTCTAAACAAATAGAATGGAGGATCGGCTTTTTCGGTTCCGGATATTATTCCTGGGGTCCATGGGGACAGGCATTTCCTATTACATACGGAGGAGGTGTGTTTTTAGAAAAAGATGCGAGCTCAAATTTTTGGTTTTATGGAGTTTCTTCCGAGGTTTCGATCGGAAAAGGTAAGAACGAAAATCTAAGTATCTGGAGCCAATCCGCCTATTTAGGAAAATATTACGGAAATTCCTCTCCTTATTGGTTATTAGGAGCAGGTTTCAGTAATCTAACTCGAACCGGGGACGAAAAGATCTCCTCGGCCAATCCTGATCTAATTTTTGAATTCGGTTGGAATTGGCGGACCGAGTCCAGATCTTCCATTCGATTCGGTATCCGTTCCCAATGTAGTATAGAAGAAGGTTCCAATTTTTGCAGATCCGGCCTCCGATTTTCCTGGGGGTTTGCGATATGAGGAGAATATATTCCGTTTTTATAATTTTTTCTATATCCTTACACTTATCCTTTTGCACAGGCTCCGGTTTATCTGAAATTTTAGGAGAAGAATCTGCCAGAGCAGAATTCGCATTTGTAGCAAAATTAGGCCCTAATTCGGCAGTTCTTTCCTGGAATTGTTCTCATCCTGCAAAAGGTACAATGTATACAAACGATGGAATACTTCCTAGTATCCAGTCATCTAAAACTCATTTTTTAGAATGGAAACATTTAAGCGCGAATACTTCTTATAGAGTAATCTTAACCTGCGGGTCTCAAAAGATAGAAGAAGGTAGTATTTTAGAATTCAGAACTTGGATCTCGAACGATCCTCCTAAAACAAGGGGTATTTGGATCTTAGGTGGAATTGCGAATGACGGACTCCCTATTAAAGAAGTGGATCTATTCGATCCGGTGACGGATACCTGGTATTCTTCTATTACGAATATTCCTAGTCCCAGGATTTTCTCTTCGATCGTTCATCATAAAAACAAAATATACATTATCGGAGGAATGGAAAATATTTCCGGGACCTATGTTTCTTCTTCTAAGGTAGAAGTTTATGATCCGTATGCAGATGTATGGGAAACAAAATCTTCTTTGCCTTCGGGTTCGATTGGTGCAGTGGTAGGTTCTGTCGGAGATGAGATCTATATTCTTTCCGGTTCCAAT includes the following:
- a CDS encoding RHS repeat-associated core domain-containing protein — its product is MFRTGRYYVILILCSAILLLAWNPIRPIYSFFSTLFGLETEIPLPFPDVSVNSYGKPGFSLSIQVPPGTGDIIPSINIQYSGSGSGILGKGWSLSGFPQISKNPNLGVHFASSDGYTSSQFGEMISDANGNYKFKIESFSKTEFDGSVWKVRDKNGIIYEYGKNFSGGSNSRLDSDGVPIAFYLDKVRDRFGNGYDIQYDPENLQSADVLPKEIVYARGNARILFIYEDHSERFGEKIFALTKPLSRKKRLEKIEVYAKESSGSENLSESYEFDYDTVDGETFLSSFHRKNFKSIVFSYSTRSTQAQYVRSSGKTFQNSYRAFNPSVKSFCDATVAACACTADAGCMLASHLTAPYLCKMGVESFQDICTNGVEMSFAVPADVDGDGSPEMVRVLGNMDNQRFSVSKFSSWDTENLDPISLSGESKGNPLGVTTEGKIFPGDFNGDGKTDFLVLKSNGAKGIVYYGPDLNSVEYPELIAENLQQSTPFHFLADVNGDGKTDILQAKTSTKIQIYLSTGLGFQKSQLLNITDPGNSFQGFVDMDKNGIPDLLRINGTSYPRLILTFYDFKNGNLVELEETEISRSSFGNAGDQFLSDLNGDGYPDFAFFSGATSQGTIHYYPFDGRKFRTNGGAAYQTVNVNGAFASKQEQNSSTSSQVYVEIDLTGDGIKDKVIYNYSDLANPYFTVQVYDTSMSDYLPGFSLYWNQDFVRDLNGDGVPDILRANVSSTEEPDNEDEDSLPQTITVRNFSVNITNITYYETSIDLKDYLPSVNTNGSSSDNAYFNWRNRKQFIDLNGDGRADFIRYDSSDSKLIVSYSKTDSGGNLSYSEDGDESWATGGYLLPLDINGDGKPELLGLNGDQKPLQYSVPSSIPFVNSVGYRQFPYESNLELHLLRFRSEVPAGLLTKIENGSYVSEGNVSVQLEYSLSKNHPTANGLGLYDPSRPEILPLVFPDFLTTKLTQKAGATIFGENSYRFFFSRFYRGGFRNSGYLGFQKMEEKNTISNSITETKYDSPYLEAVGIPTTQTKSKNGIKISEFYKNYQKSFSSNGGIQILETDSLETVYRAGQLFQSSTVTKTYDTYGNIIKKDTSINGTTAGEKVFYLNDWTEGVLGKPIDIQVLKNGEIVSHRKIEYSNFQISSVKEEMSPGVWKTEVIQAYDSYGNPNIVKESNGNLITVEYDNILHKYPLKMTNGLGQVTLKTYDFSNGLELSNTDENGGISRTEYDSQGRPSKSYLPGENDWSEKIEYENTGDLENQLVRKIFRRSNGETWQEDLSNNITKVSKKRSSLVNGYVLVEETRRNLEGQVTKKIDPYLEGSNPFSWTDYTYDQEGNQTKSERNDGRVIESENIGLVSKTRELLNGNLIKEIVEERNELGQVISSTQLGKTTRYTYDSAGRISEIIDPESGITSIETDFGGRKTKVVHPDSGKIEYEYDPNSGKLTKQKYQNGSSVQYSYDSLGRVSQVKGNSPETGAVYYSYEYDDPEKENGIGRLTKVTDPLGTTEFGYDLRGNQNLIIKKLTEEDLNFVIRKKYNLQNQIEEVTYPDGSISKNLYSEAGFLSGITLTPGDGSGSEFPIVQYQGPILEDGELKIQRKLGNGVRTDIYYDLIKRRPSRFVSVKDTEIYQSVEYNYDQFGNYLSILDKKNPARTQNFQYDSVNRLIAASGVYGTEEYTYSDSGKLLQKGNLSYSYENPSHKNAVTKVIGQNHSYQYSYDGSGNIISRNGENFRYDPFQKLREIQTEDQDHIRFDYDFSGTRIRKTKSSDSSKTISLGGLYEVSISPGKSPQHTLYFRGNSGDLVAQWTRTDAVLVNYQGASISSGSSRIGSAWKTLAWAAKDNSIRGIKYLFLVPGTNLGFLYITILLGLGFGLLSFREGLWRSVLKFTSPILIVSFSNCSVLMPGGNGNPPWLLPPQFDSNTPNVNTPYEPGGPGSGAGLPVGGFLFLHPDHLGSITMATDGNGNRIAGGDQGGASHISYKPYGEIQRNDSSGPDVFRYKYNGQEEDKETGLYYFKARYYDPLIGRFLQADSVMDTTRPMGMDLYMYTEGNPIKYTDPSGNSILSSFFDRNGLGFLNFSISLSSFFQNAFYVSSQRWSDAGLGIAMAINPMAVIGTALGIGAVASIAAVAVVATGLGLALGAGVIALGAATLVAATAITVGAALAVVAAVTGILAASLAAALAASAIGAAAYVAMAALSVVSALVTTALALAVATALLVSALVPILVYTGLGVGVLAVGSVLSPYTLQAYVVGGYSKSSFNNIHWDEKNARIAGCYAAVGQAVAMVGGFALIQMPWLAQGLTGVAPVGSTQVGIVAGLEYLSYVGLAYDLISKDWGSAAAGTIGLMYPGVGLAYTLGDKSYDACGGSL
- a CDS encoding LA_3334 family protein, producing the protein MSKKFAFVFYGIFFPSYLFASEILFKNGDAYIAEEVSEEQEYVLLSWKEKKYRIPRLELQRIDPRKKGPDSSYRYSEFKLTDGTQLKGILIEKKENKLILKTELGFVELDRYKILSHNFDEISSEPPNIPEKYLLETSKQIEWRIGFFGSGYYSWGPWGQAFPITYGGGVFLEKDASSNFWFYGVSSEVSIGKGKNENLSIWSQSAYLGKYYGNSSPYWLLGAGFSNLTRTGDEKISSANPDLIFEFGWNWRTESRSSIRFGIRSQCSIEEGSNFCRSGLRFSWGFAI
- a CDS encoding Kelch repeat-containing protein, producing MRRIYSVFIIFSISLHLSFCTGSGLSEILGEESARAEFAFVAKLGPNSAVLSWNCSHPAKGTMYTNDGILPSIQSSKTHFLEWKHLSANTSYRVILTCGSQKIEEGSILEFRTWISNDPPKTRGIWILGGIANDGLPIKEVDLFDPVTDTWYSSITNIPSPRIFSSIVHHKNKIYIIGGMENISGTYVSSSKVEVYDPYADVWETKSSLPSGSIGAVVGSVGDEIYILSGSNSSDMTNGPVFNTILKFYPELGITGQWISFSSASTIFSRVDMAGCAINGVVFYTGGRTYNSGSANSSTDGFAASANTTTSFSEPSLGESKHGAAGVCILPSSQDPFPADGVYFAVVGGSTGSGNVFQPATSIIPTNRTEFYQLGSSSFSLGPTLPASLYFPAVQTSYETRKIFSFGGASSINIPENTVYSLDSGNPLGSAWTTHSLSMPRRRYSHKAIRIDR